GCCAGCGACAGCTGCCCGTCCTGCATCGTGCTCAACATGGGTGACTCCCGTGCTCGTTCGCCGGTGAACTGGGGTGTTGCCGACTGTAATCCGGATGGGCCGCGGCAGGCACCGTCAAGTTCCGATCACGCCGCGGCGGCCGCCACCCCCGTATCGGGTGGCGCGACTCGCGCCTCATGATCAACTTTATCCAAGATTTCCGTTGTGAGACAAGAAAATGCGTTGTCGTAACCGTCTTGAAATATGCTCCCGTTCGAGTGGTCCAATTGCGGCGGAAAACGACCGTTCGCGACCGTTTGCACAGGTGGTGAGGGGTCCCATCACTGCTTCCCCAGCAGGCTGGCCGAGGGTGATAAGTGCGTGTCGGTTGCGCACTCCGCGGGCACGTGGCGTTTACTGGGGCCGTGGTAAGAGACGGCTGGCCAGCGCTTGCTCTTGCAAGCACACGGTGGAAGCCGTCGGCCGCGGAAGCGGACACGTGAGAGGAAAGGACATTACGTTGGCTCTGCCCACGTTGACTCCCGAGCAGCGCGCCGAGGCCCTCGCCAAGGCGGCAGAGGCGCGTAAGGCGCGTTCGGAGCTGCTCGCTTCGATCAAGGCCGGCAAAGAGACCATTGAATCGGTGCTCAAGCAGGCCAAGGAGAACAAGACCATCGGCAAGACGAAGGTCACCCAGCTCCTCAAGGCCGTCCCGGGCCTCGGCGCGGTCAAGGTCGCGGCGCTGCTCGAGCAGGCGGGCATCGACCCCGACCGGCGT
This Amycolatopsis sulphurea DNA region includes the following protein-coding sequences:
- the mihF gene encoding integration host factor, actinobacterial type, whose protein sequence is MALPTLTPEQRAEALAKAAEARKARSELLASIKAGKETIESVLKQAKENKTIGKTKVTQLLKAVPGLGAVKVAALLEQAGIDPDRRAAGLGERQREALIDALK